The region TGCGAAATCCATCACCTGCGTCACCTTGGTTTCGGCGACTTCGTAAGTGTAGATCCCGCACTCCCCCACGCCATGCTGATGCACATGCAGCATGATATGGGTCGCCTCCTCCCGTCCCTTCTGGAAAAACTTCTCGAGCACGAGCACGACGAACTCCATGGGCGTGTAATCGTCGTTCAAAAGCAGAACGCGGTACAGCGCCGGCCGCTTCGTCTTCGGGCGCGTCTTGGTGGCGATTCCGGTACCGGAATCGTCGTCATCGAAGCTCGGAGGACGAATCGGGTTGCTCATG is a window of Pirellulales bacterium DNA encoding:
- the clpS gene encoding ATP-dependent Clp protease adapter ClpS — encoded protein: MSNPIRPPSFDDDDSGTGIATKTRPKTKRPALYRVLLLNDDYTPMEFVVLVLEKFFQKGREEATHIMLHVHQHGVGECGIYTYEVAETKVTQVMDFARKHQHPLQCVMEKK